A stretch of DNA from Bradyrhizobium algeriense:
GACGATCACGATCGAAAGCCCATCGGGTCGCTTCCGCACTTCCAATATATCGTCCATGAGCTGGCTCGTTTCCTCGTGCGTCATGCCGGCGGAGGGCTCGTCCAGCAGCAGCAGCTGGGGGCGGCTGATCAGCGCGCGGCAGATCTCGATGCGGCGGCGGTCGATCATGGGCAGGCCCGCGACCGGCTCCAGCATGCGCCGAGCGAGCGGCGGATCGAACACCTCGACCAGCGCTTGCGCTTTGGCAAAGCTCTCCTCGAATTCGGCCTTGAATGCTTGGCGCCTGACGAGGTTGAACCACAGGCCCTGGTTCAGGCGCTTGTGGTTGCCGATCATGATGTTGTCGAAGATCGACAGCGGCAGGGACAGCCGCGAACGCTGAAAGGTGCGAGACACTCCTGCATGATAGATGGCTTGCGGGGTGGCCCGTGTAATCTCGGCGCCGTCCAATGACACGTGACCTGCATCTGCCCAGTAGATCCCGGTGATGACGTTGAAGAATGTGGTCTTGCCGGAGCCGTTCGGGCCAATCAGGCCAACAATCTCGCCCTGTGCAACATCGAAGTCGAGATGATCGAGAGCCAGGACGCCGCCGAAACGCCTGGTCAAACCCCGTGCCTCGAGCACCAGCGGCATTTCTTCACGCGGCGCGGGATTTTGCGTCATGGTCGCCATCCGGGGAAATATCTACGCACCGGCCGCGGCAACAGGCCCTCGGGCCGGAACAGCAGGACCATCATGACCAACGCGGCATAGAGCATAAAGCGATATTCCTGGATAACCTGCAGCTTCTCTGGAACGATGACGACGATCACGGTTGCCACAGCCACGCCCCAGGGATTGCCGATGCCCCCGAGCAGCAGGATCGATACCAGGACGAGCGAGTCGGCGAACGTATAGTTGTTGGGTTGGACGAAGCCGACGACCATCCCATGCAACGTGCCGGCAACGCCGATTAGGAAATTGCCGAGCAGGAAGGCTGTTATCTTCCAACGTACGATATTGAGTCCGAAGCAACCGGCGGCGGTCTCGTCCAGCCGCAGCGCATCGAGATTGAGGCCGATCCAGGACCGCTCGAGCCGTCGTACGACGACGAAAGCCAAGACCATGATCATCATGCTCATGACGAAATAATTGAGATAGAACGACAGCTCGACTCCACCGATCTCGATATTGTCATTGAACGACCAGCCGAGGATCGTCATGCCTCGCACCTGAAGCCCCTGGGGACCTCCAAGGACGTCGTTCACTTCCAGAAAAGTCTTGAACAGGAGCGCAAACGCGATGGTGACCACCGCCGCGTAATGACCGCGCGTGCGCAAGACGGGCAGCAGGAGGAGCGATCCGATCAGCGCCGCCATGAGCCCGCCAATCAGTAGCACGAGCAGGTGCGGAACGGCGGTGTGCTGATTGAGCACCGCAGCGGTGTAGGCGCCGATGCCAAAAAACGAGGCGCCTGCAAAGTTCAGCACCCCCGCATAGCCGAATTGGATGCTCAGCCCAAGTGTCGCGACGGTGTAAAGCACCACGGTGCAGACAAGCAGCAGGACGAAATGGTCTTCGTGGAAGACCACGCCAACCGCGAGCGTCGCGACAATCGCGAGCAGCCCCAGCGCGTCTTCCCGCTCGCTAAAACTGTGCGCAACGGGCTTCAGCAATCCGAGCCGGTTAGCCGCGATAACGGCGCCGATACCAAGGGCAAGCAGTGCGATGATCGCTTTCTGATTTTCGACCCGCAAGAGGATGATCAGGAATGCCGTGACCAAGACCACGGCAGCGGCTCCCGGCAGGAGCGACCGCCCTCCATCGTTCCCCGAAAGCACCATGTCACACCCGCTCGCTCAACTTCTCGGGAATGAGACCGGTCGGTCGCCATGCCATGAGCGCGATCACCACGGCGAACGCAAACACGTCCTTGTAGGCGCTCGCGAAGGGCAACGCGACGGCGCCGATGGTCTGCAGCCCGGCGAACAGAAATCCGCCGAGTATCGCACCGTAGATACTGCCGAGCCCGCCGATGATGGCGGCGCTGAATCCCACCACGCCGAGATAGAGTCCGATACCGAAATTGATTTCGTTGTAATAGAGACCGTTCATCAACCCCGCGAAGGCAGCCAAGGCGGAGCCGATAGCAAACGTAATCAGCACGATGGCATTGAAGTTCACGCCCATGGTCTTGGCTGTCTCCTCATCTTGTGCGACGGCGCGGATCGCGAGCCCGAGCTTTGTCCGGTTGAGCAGGAACTGCAGACCGACGATCACAAGCGCGCCGGCCGTCAGGAGGATCGCGTTGTCCAGCCTGAGGTTGAAATTGCCGATGTTGATGGAATCAGCCGGCAGCAGCCGCGGAAACGGCTTGGGATTGGCGCCGTCAGGATAAAAGAGCCGCACGGCTTCACGCAGAACCGTGCCCAGCATCAACGTGATCAGAAGTGTGTTGAGGGCCGGGGCGGAGCGCAAAGGCAGGATGAATGCCCGCGCGATAAAGGCCCCTAACAGCGCCATGGCACCGAGGGCCGCTACCAGCATGGCCAGGAGTTCCACCGCATCGGAGGTGAGGCCGATGCTCTGCAGTCCAATGAATGAGGCCAGCGCCGTGAAGGCGCCGACCGTGAGCACGTCGCCATGCGAGAACTTGATAACGTCCAGCACGCCGAAAAACAGTGTAAAGCCCACGGCAACCAGCGCGTACATCATGCCGAGCATCAGCCCATTCATAGTGTACTGGGCAACCAGCCCCAGATCCATGCCGCGCCTCCAGCCTGTCGGGAGCAAGACGGGAAGGTGCTAAACCTTTGCTCCCCTGCCTAGGCTATTTCTGGCCCGGAAGTTTGCGCTTTCCGGACGCATATTCGCTGTCCTCCCAGACCACCCATTTTCCATCCTGGACCACGAAGGCGGTAATGAGGGCGACCGTGTTCTGTCCGTGGTCGTCAAAGGTGATCTTGCCGACGATCGAGTCGCGATCCTTCACCTTGTTGAGGGTTGCTTGCACCTTCTTGCGGTCGGGCCCCACCTGCTCGATCGTGTCGAGGATCAGGTTCATGGCTGCGAAGGCGAAGCCGCCATAGGCCTCGGGCGGGTTCGGGTAATTTTGGTCGTTGTATTTCTCCAGGAAGAACTTTCCGCCCGGCAGCCGCTCCGTTGGGGCGCCTTCGATGAAGGAGAGCGAGCCTTCCGCCAGCTTGCCGAGACCGTCGATATAGGAATCGGACTTGATCCCCGATGTTCCATCGAACAGCACAGTGTTCAGCCCGAGCTTATCCATCTGACCGCGGATGCGCACGCCGATCGGCGTCAAGCCGCCGAAATAGATTGCTTGCGGATTGAGCGACTTGATCTGGGTGAGTTCGGCGCTGAAATCCTGCTGGTCGGAGGTGACACCGAAGGTGCCGACGATCTTGCCGCCGTGCTTGGCGAGCGCTTCGCTAAAATACTTGTTGTGTCCCTTGCCGTAGTCGGTTGT
This window harbors:
- a CDS encoding ABC transporter ATP-binding protein, whose amino-acid sequence is MTQNPAPREEMPLVLEARGLTRRFGGVLALDHLDFDVAQGEIVGLIGPNGSGKTTFFNVITGIYWADAGHVSLDGAEITRATPQAIYHAGVSRTFQRSRLSLPLSIFDNIMIGNHKRLNQGLWFNLVRRQAFKAEFEESFAKAQALVEVFDPPLARRMLEPVAGLPMIDRRRIEICRALISRPQLLLLDEPSAGMTHEETSQLMDDILEVRKRPDGLSIVIVEHEMGVIERITNRCVVLNFGRKIAAGTFAEIAADRMVQEAYLGLQ
- a CDS encoding branched-chain amino acid ABC transporter permease, giving the protein MVLVTAFLIILLRVENQKAIIALLALGIGAVIAANRLGLLKPVAHSFSEREDALGLLAIVATLAVGVVFHEDHFVLLLVCTVVLYTVATLGLSIQFGYAGVLNFAGASFFGIGAYTAAVLNQHTAVPHLLVLLIGGLMAALIGSLLLLPVLRTRGHYAAVVTIAFALLFKTFLEVNDVLGGPQGLQVRGMTILGWSFNDNIEIGGVELSFYLNYFVMSMMIMVLAFVVVRRLERSWIGLNLDALRLDETAAGCFGLNIVRWKITAFLLGNFLIGVAGTLHGMVVGFVQPNNYTFADSLVLVSILLLGGIGNPWGVAVATVIVVIVPEKLQVIQEYRFMLYAALVMMVLLFRPEGLLPRPVRRYFPGWRP
- a CDS encoding branched-chain amino acid ABC transporter permease, yielding MDLGLVAQYTMNGLMLGMMYALVAVGFTLFFGVLDVIKFSHGDVLTVGAFTALASFIGLQSIGLTSDAVELLAMLVAALGAMALLGAFIARAFILPLRSAPALNTLLITLMLGTVLREAVRLFYPDGANPKPFPRLLPADSINIGNFNLRLDNAILLTAGALVIVGLQFLLNRTKLGLAIRAVAQDEETAKTMGVNFNAIVLITFAIGSALAAFAGLMNGLYYNEINFGIGLYLGVVGFSAAIIGGLGSIYGAILGGFLFAGLQTIGAVALPFASAYKDVFAFAVVIALMAWRPTGLIPEKLSERV
- a CDS encoding branched-chain amino acid ABC transporter substrate-binding protein, with the translated sequence MNRFLSLAAAFICAGALGVTGGVSSSHAKEKIRVGFIGPLTGGTSANGLGGRNSADLAVRLRNADAEAKYEYEMVALDDECKPNVGVQQATKLATDKEIIAAATHYCSAVAIATVDVYHKFGLPVIVWGAVLPDITYRNKYAEVHRVNGTMINQNERNAELSSSLGYKTFAVIHDTTDYGKGHNKYFSEALAKHGGKIVGTFGVTSDQQDFSAELTQIKSLNPQAIYFGGLTPIGVRIRGQMDKLGLNTVLFDGTSGIKSDSYIDGLGKLAEGSLSFIEGAPTERLPGGKFFLEKYNDQNYPNPPEAYGGFAFAAMNLILDTIEQVGPDRKKVQATLNKVKDRDSIVGKITFDDHGQNTVALITAFVVQDGKWVVWEDSEYASGKRKLPGQK